The Tenebrio molitor chromosome 3, icTenMoli1.1, whole genome shotgun sequence genome contains a region encoding:
- the Camta gene encoding calmodulin-binding transcription activator 2 isoform X6: MPTGHHHISTIPAHSSIPLNANGEPIKLPENLESLPRADHFPTQRHRWNTNEEIAAILISFDRHAEWQSKEVKIRPKSGSMLLYSRKKVRYRRDGYCWKKRKDGKTTREDHMKLKVQGTECIYGCYVHSAILPTFHRRCYWLLQNPDIVLVHYLNVPYPDDNKLAVITPSLALWADKKEWTKDELVSQLKPMFFSEDEPDLNNELEISNFKLQTAETVEAIVSQLMEKQRVARQAALVKQLECGCPDSTCADGKSCSHPMRRITSAKDVASPLPSSSSNSRPPSSADNNNQVSSTTGSGSMLLTNNNSPRVYSRDSRNHQTGGQSNCSSSSGNTPPLVLSLSQIQGGGGLLILNSNSSSSPNNTSHQNLVTPVSVANFVCNTNNRGLVKNEARNGHLVLKQEVMDTNASSCCHASKQDNKMNQRETKMEVNENLRQSVFDGISYSRQQQHHHQTEVVMSSAPSTPSKHMDTSHEEVIEDYKHQNFCGDTVVLLGTDSSGSLVSKSDGSSIINGGFFNETLDLSQEDIQRTLSANMPLCSTELDRHQRHNSETNTSNHQAKPNEQQNMTQEINPMDFIDSCDVVVSPTHVVDDDVFVNLDAFDMLGEFPDLEALDSGQAALLDVNPSGGNRHEKNHSEQPSNNNSMEGSAKITDYSPEWAYPEGGVKVLVTGPWHSSGPYTVLFDTFPVPTTLVQSGVLRCYCPAHEAGLATLQVACDGYVISNSVIFEYKLPPREEQVAAPEPKIERSNDNLLKFTLLQRLEAMDDRLQIKQEPTDGSDCVEDTALFSQPNFEDRLVTFCQNMTSRIWSHGEELSVSWFASHRGMTLLHLAASLGYSRLVCAMLHWRAENSSLLLETEVDALSQDEDGFTPLMWACARGHTETAVMLYKWNHTALNMKNTSNQTALECAKTNNHNELVKELEKLELRRDKANMMLHSSNSFSTESPTVISPASSVASLTSIASTSKSHDGVFLRPGAVTRSESQKYKMLNIDLDSDPNIIGSNKMLGSMPSPLLSDSSASTRGSNGQKLIKRPSIDSGIHMSCCSNSENSKSKNSRLFSSPRQSKFDRSMSLPLQSPLSTRDNSFDSEMTESTGRKMDFALCEIGSGPRSSSPLIDVEAVSDDESDIHNSTVGEQDARVLTLAEQIIAAMPDRIKNESEEMLLDTSPGPPDTLQPNDTLSDVFMEPLLDQSSSSFESNEFNFEFSDHNYRYYDVGTPCSSLSPASSSCLQSPCSFTLDSPSPPPTTADFCEFFQASGSVFEKDFSNLTLSDREQRELYEAAKIIQKAYRSYKGRLQQEQDKERTAAIVIQNYYRRYKQYAYYKQMTHAAMVIQNGYRSYCEHKRFKKSQEAAVCIQNYYRNYKEQGGRGSREGTPASGLKRTYSQRRQHQAARKIQQFMRQSKNKLQRERAERERQGGPLADAHQRSQSQGGSSTCIGPNNRSGSTNFLEDQRNISERR, from the exons GCCGAAGAGCGGTTCCATGTTGTTGTACAGCAGGAAGAAAGTGAGGTATCGCAGGGACGGTTACTGCTGGAAAAAGAGGAAAGACGGCAAGACGACGCGCGAGGATCACATGAAACTGAAAGTACAAGGGACGGAG TGCATATATGGCTGTTACGTCCACTCAGCGATATTGCCAACGTTTCACAGAAGGTGCTACTGGCTCCTTCAG AACCCTGACATAGTACTAGTCCATTATTTGAACGTTCCATATCCGGACGACAACAAACTAGCCGTGATAACCCCAAGTTTGGCCTTGTGGGCCGACAAGAAAGAATGGACTAAAGACGAACTTGTCTCACAGTTGAAACCGATGTTCTTCAGCGAAGACGAGCCCGACTTAAACAACGAACTAGAAATATCG aattttaaattgcagACTGCTGAAACCGTAGAAGCTATCGTTAGTCAATTAATGGAAAAACAACGCGTGGCACGTCAAGCCGCGTTGGTCAAACAATTAGAATGCGGCTGCCCCGATTCGACTTGTGCCGACGGCAAAAGTTGCTCGCATCCCATGCGAAGGATAACTTCGGCGAAGGACGTCGCGTCGCCTTTGCCCAGTTCCAGCTCGAATTCGAGACCTCCGAGCAGTGCAGATAACAACAATCAAGTTTCGTCGACTACCGGCTCAGGATCTATGCTCTTGACGAACAACAATTCGCCTCGCGTCTACTCGAGAGATTCGAGAAACCATCAGACTGGAGGACAGAGTAATTGTTCTTCCAGTTCCGGTAATACTCCACCTCTGGTACTAAGCCTGAGCCAGATCCAAGGCGGCGGGGGACTTCTCATTCTCAACAGTAATTCGAGCAGTTCCCCCAACAATACAAGTCACCAAAATCTAGTTACTCCTGTTTCCGTGGCCAACTTCGTTTGCAACACAAATAACAGAGGACTGGTGAAGAACGAAGCCAGGAACGGTCACTTGGTGTTGAAACAGGAGGTGATGGACACCAACGCATCGTCTTGTTGTCACGCTTCCAAACAGGACAACAAAATGAATCAAAGAGAAACCAAGATGGAAGTTAATGAAAACTTGAGACAATCAGTGTTTGATGGGATTTCGTACAGCAGACAACAACAGCATCATCACCAGACGGAGGTCGTAATGTCGAGCGCTCCATCGACTCCATCCAAACACATGGACACGAGCCACGAAGAAGTGATAGAGGATTACAAACACCAGAACTTCTGTGGTGACACCGTGGTCCTTTTGGGAACTGATTCTAGTGGTTCATTAGTTAGCAAAAGCGACGGTTCTTCCATAATTAACGGCGGTTTTTTCAACGAAACCCTCGACTTATCACAAGAAGACATCCAAAGGACTCTGTCTGCCAATATGCCTTTGTGTTCAACCGAGTTAGATAGACACCAACGCCACAATTCAGAAACCAACACCTCCAACCACCAAGCCAAGCCGAACGAACAGCAGAACATGACGCAAGAGATCAACCCCATGGATTTCATCGACAGCTGTGACGTCGTGGTTTCGCCTACCCACGTCGTCGACGACGACGTGTTCGTCAATTTGGACGCGTTCGATATGTTGGGAGAATTTCCCGATTTGGAGGCTCTCGATTCAGGACAGGCCGCACTCCTAGATGTTAATCCGTCCGGCGGCAACAGACACGAAAAGAATCACAGCGAACAACCTTCCAATAATAACTCCATGGAAGGGTCCGCGAAGATCACCGATTATTCACCAGAATGGGCTTATCCTGAAGGTGGAGTGAAGGTTCTGGTGACGGGACCTTGGCATTCATCGGGTCCTTACACGGTACTTTTCGATACATTCCCGGTACCCACGACTTTAGTGCAAAGTGGGGTTTTACGTTGCTATTGTCCAG CTCATGAAGCCGGACTGGCAACACTTCAAGTAGCGTGTGATGGTTATGTGATTTCCAATTCTGTGATATTCGAATACAAGCTACCACCCAGGGAAGAGCAGGTCGCTGCTCCCGAACCCAAAATCGAGCGGTCGAATGACAATTTACTTAAGTTTACACTTTTACAAAGGTTAGAAGCGATGGATGACAGACTGCAAATTAAACAGGAACCGACCGACGGCTCCGACTGC GTGGAGGATACGGCTCTTTTCTCCCAACCGAACTTCGAAGATCGCCTCGTCACTTTTTGTCAGAACATGACTTCCAGGATATGGAGCCACGGCGAGGAATTGAGCGTTTCATGGTTCGCAAGCCACAGAGGCATGACTCTATTACACTTAGCGGCGTCTTTAGGCTATTCCCGTTTGGTGTGCGCCATGCTCCATTGGCGTGCAGAAAACTCCTCTCTATTATTAGAAACCGAAGTAGACGCCTTGAGCCAAGACGAAGACGGTTTCACTCCATTA ATGTGGGCCTGTGCTCGTGGTCATACAGAAACCGCCGTCATGTTGTACAAGTGGAATCACACGGCCCTCAACATGAAGAATACGTCCAATCAGACGGCACTAGAGTGCGCCAAAACCAACAATCACAATGAATTAGTGAAGGAATTAGAGAAGCTCGAACTGAGACGTGATAAAGCTAATATGATGTTGCATTCCTCAAATAGTTTTTCCACCGAATCCCCGACGGTTATTTCGCCAGCGAGTTCGGTGGCATCTTTAACATCGATCGCTTCCACGAGTAAATCGCACGACGGTGTCTTTTTACGACCCGGTGCCGTTACCAGAAGTGAATCTCAGAAATATAAAATGCTTAATATCGATTTGGATTCCGATCCGAATATCATCGGCAGCAACAAAATGCTAGGCTCGATGCCCAGTCCGTTGTTGTCCGACTCGTCCGCAAGTACCAGAGGCAGTAACGGACAAAAACTAATCAAGAGACCTTCCATAGACAGCGGCATTCACATGAGTTGCTGCTCGAATTCGGAAAATTCCAAATCGAAGAATTCTCGACTGTTCAGCTCGCCGAGGCAGTCGAA GTTCGACAGAAGCATGTCGTTACCGTTACAATCGCCCTTATCAACTCGAGATAACTCCTTCGATAGCGAAATGACCGAATCAACCGGGAGAAAAATGGATTTCGCTCTGT GCGAGATAGGGAGTGGACCGAGAAGCAGTAGTCCCCTGATTGATGTGGAGGCCGTCTCTGATGACGAAAGTGACATACACAACAGTACTGTAG GGGAGCAAGACGCGCGAGTGTTGACATTAGCCGAACAAATCATCGCTGCAATGCCCGACAGGATCAAG AACGAAAGCGAGGAGATGCTGCTGGACACGAGTCCCGGACCACCTGACACTTTGCAGCCGAACGACACCCTGTCGGACGTATTTATGGAACCCTTGCTGGACCAGTCATCTTCGAGTTTCGAGTCGAACGAGTTCAACTTCGAGTTCTCGGACCACAACTATCG CTATTATGACGTGGGGACGCCTTGTTCGAGCCTGAGTCCGGCCTCTTCGAGTTGTTTACAATCTCCCTGTTCCTTCACGCTCGATTCGCCGTCGCCTCCGCCCACGACAGCCGACTTCTGTGAATTTTTCCAGGCTTCGGGTAGCGTGTTCGAGAAAGATTTCTCGAATCTGACACTCTCAG ATCGTGAACAGAGGGAACTGTACGAAGCCGCCAAGATCATCCAGAAGGCGTACAGGTCGTACAAAGGACGTCTCCAACAGGAACAGGATAAAGAACGGACCGCCGCCATAGTTATCCAAAATTATTACAGACGCTACAAGCAGTACGCTTATTATAAACAAATGACGCATGCTGCTATGGTGATACAGAACGGGTATCGGTCATACTGCGAACATAAACGTTTCAAGAAGAGTCAGGAAGCCGCCGTGTGCATCCAGAACTATTACCGTAACTACAAGGAGCAGGGGGGAAGGGGAAGCCGAGAGGGGACACCCGCTTCCGGGTTAAA ACGTACATATTCGCAAAGACGCCAACATCAAGCTGCCAGAAAAATCCAACAGTTCATGAGGCAATCAAAGAACAA GTTACAGAGAGAACGAGCCGAAAGAGAGAGGCAGGGGGGCCCGTTAGCGGATGCCCATCAAAGGTCACAGTCTCAAGGGGGCTCCTCCACATGCATAGGCCCAAATAACAG ATCAGGTAGTACCAACTTTTTAGAAGACCAAAGAAATATCAGTGAAAGAAGATGA
- the LOC138127217 gene encoding uncharacterized protein — protein MSEEKSVRKLPQKAAKKYCRFRYGEDVLAKAIQDVKDGIESLNSASKKYNIPKSTLHNKINAKTPNIRKMGPKPVLDEFEESRLEQWILAKAKLGFPMHPSEVKDAVQKILTETNRPNPFKNNRPGEKWLKLFLQRHPNIVKRNTEIISKSRAAVTETAIRKWFQDLKQYLLEHDLLDMMEYPCRIYNADETGVRTCVKSGLVLGPISKNFKNFYEISSGNEKESITVLCTYSASGVAAPPMVLFPYKRIPKELALSVPGTWGTGRSDSGWMTAATFFEYVANVFYNWLVEKQITFPVILFIDGHKSHYSIELYEFCVKKKIILYCLYPNSTHILQPCDVTIFRPLKVEWKKVCQAHKQKTSASITRYNFCPLFKEAFEKASQPNTIIKGFEICGLYPLNPDNVDFSKCISTRRNELFPKPKVGDNELTFQDCKSCLKVMNHFLGTAKLAEYEDLENNARSEDTTYALWKFCADFKNKSDSNSSTANESEFNFDNGGIAQQEPTYEDFTETFLNDLPFEIDGVLYPAFDNNDDYATGKKKLEELDDANQITFSNCDSKNSDNLFNRFEPVDSINGTTDFLNCDTKNSDDLIKPVDSINGTTEIKEFGDKNETTEFTNLSSEEYTVMIKVIMEIILDRVFETVEKKKPSHSTVIYTQDTSHGGIENITSDKKIQVLSNIIVREKTDIEVWEKHLHWPHQNEKVCKRKNAKKMPFAITSLKWLEYYEQQDKAKQEKEEAARLRKLKKEQKASTSQAEKNIIIKRKRERKDKNKTVGTKKIKKEKHFQAKELKKTSSKGERREDESSSSGSDDLTEVEENQRNSTKNKSKHEKEEAARVRTLKKEQKASSSQAKKSIIIKRKRERKDKDKTVGTKKIKKEKHFQAK, from the coding sequence ATGAGTGAAGAGAAGTCTGTTCGAAAACTACCTCAGAAAGCTGCCAAAAAATACTGTCGATTCCGGTATGGAGAGGATGTACTTGCTAAAGCCATCCAAGATGTAAAAGACGGCATTGAATCTTTGAATTcggcttcaaaaaaatataacattccCAAGTCAacacttcataataaaattaacgCGAAAACTCCTAACATTAGGAAAATGGGTCCTAAGCCAGTATTAGACGAATTCGAAGAAAGCCGTTTGGAACAGTGGATACTTGCCAAAGCCAAATTGGGATTTCCGATGCATCCATCCGAAGTAAAAGACGCTGTACAGAAGATTTTGACAGAAACTAATAGGCCAAAtccttttaaaaacaatagGCCTGGAGAAAAATggcttaaattatttttgcaaaggCATCCAAACATTGTCAAACGTAAtactgaaattatttccaagtcgcGTGCTGCGGTAACTGAAACTGCTATCAGAAAATGGTTTCAGGACTTGAAACAATACTTGTTGGAACACGATCTTCTAGACATGATGGAGTACCCCTGTCGGATATATAACGCAGACGAAACTGGAGTAAGGACTTGCGTAAAATCAGGGCTGGTGTTGGGACCGATctccaaaaatttcaaaaatttttatgagATCTCATCTGGAAACGAAAAAGAATCCATTACTGTGTTGTGCACTTACAGCGCTTCCGGAGTTGCAGCTCCACCCATGGTGCTTTTTCCGTACAAAAGGATTCCCAAGGAGCTGGCTTTGTCAGTTCCAGGTACCTGGGGGACTGGACGCTCAGACAGTGGCTGGATGACCGCCGCAACTTTTTTTGAATATGTTGCCAACGTATTTTACAACTGGCTTGtcgaaaaacaaattacatttccggtaattttatttattgacgGACACAAAAGCCACTACAGTATCGAATTGTATGAATTTTgtgtgaagaaaaaaattattttatattgtcTCTATCCGAATTCCACACACATCCTTCAACCATGTGATGTTACGATATTTAGACCCTTAAAAGTTGAGTGGAAGAAAGTTTGCCAAGCCCACAAACAAAAAACTAGCGCATCTATAACGCGCTACAACTTCTGCCCTCTGTTTAAAGAAGCTTTTGAAAAAGCATCGCAGCCCAATACCATAATAAAAGGTTTTGAAATCTGCGGTCTTTATCCATTAAATCCGGACAATGTAGATTTTTCGAAATGCATATCCACTAGAAGGAATGAACTATTTCCAAAACCCAAAGTAGGTGACAATGAACTGACGTTTCAAGACTGTAAGTCGTGTTTAAAAGTAATGAATCACTTCCTTGGTACTGCAAAACTTGCTGAATACGAGGATCTAGAAAATAACGCCAGAAGCGAAGATACTACTTACGCACTTTGGAAGTTCTGTGCAGattttaagaataaatctGACAGTAATAGTTCTACAGCAAACGAATcggaatttaattttgacaatggCGGGATTGCTCAACAGGAGCCTACGTACGAAGACTTCACAGAAACATTCTTGAATGATTTGCCGTTTGAAATCGATGGCGTTTTATACCCGGCATTTGACAATAATGACGATTACGCAActggcaagaaaaaattagaagagCTAGATGATGCAAACCAAATCACTTTTTCAAACTGTGATTCGAAAAATAGTGACAATCTATTCAACAGATTTGAACCTGTTGACAGTATAAATGGAACTACTGACTTTCTAAACTGTGATACGAAAAATAGTGATGATCTAATCAAACCTGTTGACAGTATAAATGGAACTACTGAAATAAAAGAATTTGgtgataaaaatgaaacaactgAATTCACGAATTTATCTTCAGAAGAATATACAGTAATGATTAAAGTTATCATGGAAATTATTCTAGACAGAGTTTTTGAGACTGTTGAAAAGAAGAAACCGTCTCACTCAACTGTGATTTATACACAAGATACCTCACACGGGGGAATCGAAAATATTACAAGTGATAAGAAGATACAAGTTCTTTCAAACATTATTGTTAGAGAAAAGACTGATATTGAAGTTTGGGAAAAACATTTACATTGGCCCCATCAAAACGAAAAAGTTTGTAAACGcaaaaatgctaaaaaaatGCCTTTCGCAATTACATCGTTAAAATGGTTAGAATATTACGAGCAACAAGACAAAGCAAAACAAGAGAAAGAAGAAGCAGCAAGACTCAGAAAACTTAAAAAAGAACAGAAGGCAAGTACTTCCCAagctgaaaaaaatataataatcaaAAGAAAGCGAGAGAgaaaagacaaaaataaaacagtaggaacaaaaaaaatcaaaaaggaaaaacattttcaagcAAAAGAATTGAAAAAGACTTCAAGTAAAGGAGAGAGAAGAGAAGACGAGAGTAGTTCCAGCGGATCCGACGATCTGACGGAAGTAGAAGAGAACCAAAGAAACAGTaccaaaaacaaatcaaaacatGAGAAGGAAGAAGCAGCAAGAGTCAGAACACTTAAAAAAGAGCAGAAGGCAAGTTCTTCCCAAGCTAAGAAAAGTATAATAATCAAAAGAAAGCGAGAGAGAAAAGACAAAGATAAAACAGtaggaacaaaaaaaatcaaaaaggaaaaacattttcaagcaaaataa